In the genome of Banduia mediterranea, the window TCGCGGGGAGAGCGAAAATTCGGGGGATTCAGGCGGCCAGTTGCAGGCTCGCCAGCCGCGCATACAGGCCGCCGCTGCGCATCAACTCGTCCGGCGTTCCGGTCTCGGCGATGCGCCCGTTTTCCATCACGATGATGCGGTCGGCACGCTTCACCGTGGACAGACGGTGCGCGATGATCAGGGTGGTGCGATCGACCATCGCGGCTTCCAGACCGCGCTGCACCAGCGCCTCGCTTTCGGCGTCCAGCGCGCTGGTGGCCTCGTCCAGCAACAGCAGCGGCGGGTTCTTGAGAATCGCGCGGGCGATGGCGATGCGCTGACGCTGTCCGCCGGACAAACGCACGCCGCGTTCGCCAAGGAAGCTGTGATAGCCGTCCGGCAGACGCTGGATGAATTCGTCCGCCAGTGCCGTTCGTGCGGCCATCATCACCGCCTCGTCCGGGGCCTGCTCGTCACCGTAACGGATGTTCTCCAAGGCGTTGGCGGAAAAGATCACCGCGTCCTGCGGCACGATCCCGATCTGCGCGCGCAGAGCGCCGGGGTCGAGTTCGCGCAGATCGGTGCCGTTGAAGCGGATCGCGCCTTCGGCCACGTCGAAATAGCGCAGCAACAGCTGGAACAGGGTGGTCTTGCCGGCGCCGCTGGGGCCGACCAGGGCCACGGTCTCGCCGGGATTGATGTCGAGCGTGACATGGTCCAGCGCGGCGGTCTGCGAGCGCGAGGGATAGCGGAACACTACCGCGTCGAAGGCGACACGGGCCGGCCCTTCGACCGCGAGTTCGCGCGGAGCGGCCGGTGCCTGGATCGCGGGTTCGGAGTTCAGCAGTTCCATGAGGCGCTCGGTGGCGCCGGCAGCGCGCATGATGTCGCCCCAGACCTCGGTGAGCATGCCGATACCGCCGGCGGTGAAGGCGGCATAGAGCACGAAGGACGCCAGTTCACCGGCGCTCATCGCGCCTGAACTGACGGACTGCGCGCCCAGCCACAGCACGAACACGATGGAGCCGAAGACGCCGGCAATCACGCCGGACGACATCAAGGAGCGCACGCGTATGCGGCGGACCGCGGCGCGAAAGCTGCCTTCGACCGCGCGGTCATAGCGCCGCGTCTCGTAGCGCTCGTGGGTGAAGGCCTGCACGGTCGGAATGGCATTGAGGATTTCACCGGCCACGGCGGAGGTGTCCGCGATGCGGTCCTGCGATTCGCGCGACAGTTTGCGCACACGCCGGCCGACCAAGACCAGCGGCACGATGACCAGGGTCAGCATCAGGGCGGTGACGCCGAACAAGGTGATGCTGGTGATGGCGAGCATGATCAGCCCGCCCAGCGACTGGAACACGCTGCGCAGCCCCATCGACACCGAGGTGCCGACCACGGTCTGGACCAGCGTGGTGTCGCCGGTCAGGCGGGACAACACTTCCCCGGTCTGCGTGGTTTCGAAGAACTGGGGTGACTGCTGGAGCATGCGCTGGTAGACGCCGCAGCGCAGGTCCGCGGTGACGCGCTCACCGATCCAGGACACGAAATAGAAGCGAGCGCCGACCGCGACACCCCACAGCAGCGCCAGCACCAGCAGACCGAGGAAATGCACCTGCATGTCGGCGCCGGCGACGAAGCCGTGGTCGATCAGATTTCGGAATGCCAGCGGCACCGAAAGCATTGCCACCGAACCGAGGATCAGCATCAGGAAGGCCAACGCGATGCGCCAGCGATAGGGGCGCAGGAACGGTGCAAGGCCCTTGAGCGCGCTGAGCCTGCGTGCGGGGACTACGGACAGGTTTTCGTCTGGGGGCATTTCGGCAAACGATCTTCGTTGGAGAACGCACTATGGCGCGGACGGTGGGTCGCGCGGCGACGTGCGCAAAGCTGATAGCGTACTCGCTGCGCTCCCCATCGTCGCAGTTCGAGTCCATGCACCCGACCGCCCGTTCCGCCGAATTTGTCGAATCCGTCGAATCCACGGACGCCTCCGCCACCGCGCGGCCGCTGAATCGCGCCGACTTCAAGACCCTGGGACTGTCGGCCCTCGGCGGCGCACTGGAGTTCTACGACTTCATCATCTTCGTGTTCTTCACCGGCGTGATCGGCGAACTGTTCTTTCCGGCCAGCACGCCGGACTGGCTGCGCCAGGTGCAGACTTTCGGCCTGTTCGCGGCCGGTTATCTGGCACGCCCCATCGGCGGCATCGTCATGGCGCATTTCGGCGACCGCTCCGGTCGCAAGCGCATGTTCACGCTCAGCGTGCTGCTGATGGCGCTGCCGACGCTGGCGATGGGCCTGCTGCCAACCTACGCCCAGATCGGCGTGTGGGCGCCGCTGGCCCTGCTCGCCTTGCGGCTGTTGCAGGGCGCGGCCATCGGTGGCGAGGTTCCGGGCGCCTGGGTGTTCGTCTCCGAGCATGTGCCGGCGCGGCGCGTGGGTCTGGCCTGCGGCGCGCTGACCTGTGGGCTGACCCTGGGAATCCTGCTCGGCTCACTGGTGGCCAGCGCCATCAACCTGCGACTGGACGCCGACGCGATCCGCGCCTGGGGCTGGCGACTGCCGTTTCTGCTGGGCGGCGCCTTTGGACTGCTGGCGGTGTGGCTGCGACGATGGCTGGACGAAACCCCGGTGTTCGAATCCCTGCGGGCGCGCAAGGCGCTGGCGCGCGAACTGCCGCTGAAACGGGTGTTGCGCGAACAGTGGCGCTCGGTACTGCTGTCGACACTGGTGAGCTGGTTGCTGACGGCCGCGATCGTCGTGATGATCCTGATGACGCCGACGCTGATGCAGCAGCTGTTCGCCCTGCCGGTGTCGACCACGCTGAGCGCCAACTCGCTTGCGACCTTCGCCCTCGCCTGCGGCTGTCTCGTGTTCGGCTGGGCGGCGGACCGCTACGGCGCGGCCCGCATCCTCGGCATCGGTTCGGCGCTGCTGCTGTGCGCGGTCTATGCGCTGTACTTCGGCGTGGCGTATGACGGCCGACTGCTGAGGCCGCTCTATGCGCTCGCCGGATTTTGCGTCGGCGTGGTCGGTGTGGTGCCGACGATCATGGTGCGCGCCTTCGAGCCGGCGGTACGCTTTTCGGGCCTGTCGTTCTCGTACAACCTGGCCTATGCCCTGTTCGGCGGACTGACGCCGCTGCTGGTGGTCCTGCTGATGCGGCTCAGTCCGATGGCGCCAGCCCACTATGTCGCGGCGCTGTGCCTGGCCGGTGTGCTGGTCGCGATCTGGCTGCATCGCGACGCGGCCAGATCGATCAGTCGCAGCGCTTGAGGTCGAGCGCCGAAAGAATCTCTCCGAGATCAAAGGCGGCGACATTGCCATCGTTGTGCACCGCGTAGAACGCACCCTGCGGGAAACCGGGCTGCGGACCGTGATCGAGCCAGACGCCATCGGTATTCAGCGTCACCGCGCCTTCGAAGCTGCCCAGGTATTCGTGACTGTTGCGGTCGAACAGGTGAAACACGTTGTGCTGCTTGCTCTGATCGGTGGCGAACCAGTAACCGGAGCCGTCCTCACAGGCGTACAGCGCAATACCTTCCGGCTGGTCGCGGAACACGCCTCCGCCGATGTTGTGGCCACTGTAGCGCCCGTCCAAATCGTAGACCTTGATGTTGCGCTGCCGGTACTGCTCCTCGTCGGCGATCAGCAGTTGGCCACTGGCCTCATCACCCCAGATCGATTCTACGATCAGCAAGGCGCCGCGACCGGTATCACCGAACTGCATGTCCAGCGACGCGGTCCAGGCCTCGCCGTCACGGCTCAGCTGATAGCGCTTGACGCGGCGGTCCAGCTGATCGGGCGGCGGAACGCTTTCGTCCGGATTTTCGTAGTTGTCAGTGACGTAGACGCGGTAGCCATCGACGTTCGGCCGCACCCACAAACCATAGGGCTTGATCAGGTCCTCGGCGCCGAAACGCAGCAGCGGCTCGAAGTCCGGCAGGTGCAACAACTGCACGCGATGGTTGTCACGTTCGACCACGAACACCAGATCGTCGACGACGCTGATTCCGTTTGGGCGATCGAACTGGCCGGGACCGCTGCCGGCGGCGCCAAACTTGCGCAGCGGCTTGCCGGTACCCGCGTCATAGACCAGCAGGCGATCGGTTTCCTTGGCGGTGGCCAGCAGCCAGTGCTCGCCGTTCGGGCCGTGCCAGGTCGCCAGAGAATCGACATTGTCAGCTTCGTCGCGCTCGCTCAGCCAGCGCTCCTGAATCGTGCGCAGGCCGGCGAATAACGGCAGTGGCGCATCGCCCGGTTCATCCTGTTCGAGTTCGTGCTGCACGAGTGCCCGGTCCACGGCGACCTGGCGCTGCTCGCAGGCGCTGAGCAGGCACAGCAGGGCGACTGCCGCGGGGCGTGCAAAACCTTGAGTGAGCGTCATCATCGGATCAGAAGTTGGCCTTGATGCCGAGTTCATACGTGGGCCCGTACTCCTCGTACTGCGCGGCGTAACGCGCGCGGCGGAAATAGGCGTAGTACGGCTCGTCGTTGAGGTTGATCGCGTTGAAGTAGACCTGATAGTGGTCGTCGAAACGATAGCTGCCGGTGAAGTCGATCTGCAGATGTTCGTCGGTGTAGCGATCGTAACCGGGATCGTCCAGCTCGTTGATTTCCTCGAAGTACTCGCTCTGATACGCGGCGGACAGGCGCAGCGACAGTCCGTATTTCTCATAGCCCAGCGAGACATTGCCGATCAGGTCCGATTGCAAGGGCAGCGACACCTTGTCATCGCGCATCGGCAGGCTGGCCTCGCTGTCGGTGAACGTCGCATTGGCCGAGAACAGCAGTCCATCGAACGGTGAGCGCAGCATCGCCAGTTGCTGCACATAGTTGAGTTCCAGGCCGTACAGCTCCGCCGTATCGCCATTTTGGGTGATCAGCGCCTCATCGAAGTCCGCATATAGGCCACCCTGCCCAGCGATGTCGGAGAGCACGAAGAAGTCACGAATGTGCTTATAGAACACGCCGGCGGACAACACGCTGATCTTTCCGGGGTAATACTCCCAGGCCAGGTCGAAGTTGCTGGACCGCAGCGGGTCGAGCTCCGGATTGCCGAGTTCGGCTTCGCGCTCGAACTCGCCGTCGTCTTCCTCGATATTGATCTCGGCGCGCGGCGCCGCCGCGAAGAAACTGGGGCGCGACAGCGATTCGGTATAGGCCGCGCGCAGCACGGTCTTGTCCGACAGCGCGTAGCGCAGGTGCAGGCCCGGCAGCACGTCGGTGTACGACTTGTCGGCGTGCAGATCGGCAAACGTCGGATCGCCGTCGCCACCTTCCTCGTCGATCAGCACCTGGACGCCCTGCGCATCGAATTCGGTCTGCTCCACACGCAGGCCGGCGATCAGGCGCAGCTTGCCGAAATCCAGGTTGAGCATGGCGTAGCCGGCATAGACATCCTCGTCCAGTTCGTAGTCTTCGCCGCGGCTGGAGATGTCGCTGTCGTCCGCGTCGATTTCGAGCACGCTGCGATTGGCATCGAGGAAGCTGCGCAGCGAATCGCGGTTGGTGGCGGGCCCCCAGATGCCGAGCGGATAGTCCACGTCGTAAGGCGTGAAATCGGCCAACCTGTAATCCTCGCCGAAGCCGTCATAAACCGTTTCGTCGGAATTGGCGGACTTGCTGCGCGCGCGCAGCTTGGCGCCGATCTTCCAATAGCCGGGGATCGAGAACAGGGTGTCGTCGCGACGCAGGTTCAGCGCCAGCGTGCGCTCCTTTTCCTCGACCTTGGAATAAGCCTCCACCGCCTCGTCCAGTTCGAAGCCCGCCGGATCGTCATAGGCCGCGTTGGCGAACAGCCGGGGCTTTCTGCGATCGGACAGGTCGTAGCCGACATCCAGCCCCTCACCCACGAAGGTGGCGCCGTAGTCGTCCGTGTTTTCCTCGCTGGCGACCGCATAGCCGGCCGAGTAGTCGAGCGTGAAGCCGCTTGCCAGGCGGTGCTCGGCACCGAGCGTCGTGGTCAGGATGTCCTGGGTCTCGATCCGCGTTTCCGTCTGCTTCTCGACCTCGGCGCCCTCGAAGCTGGCGCCGTCATCGTCGAACGCGACGACACTGCCTTCATCGAACTTGTAGACATTGGTCAGCTGGACTTCGTCATCCTCGAAATCGCTGTACAGCGTGCGCCAGTAGACATCGGTGTCGTAATCCGGACGCCAGTCGAAGTTCAGCGCCGCCGACAGGCGCTCGCGCGTGATCGTGTAGTCGCGCTGCTCGACCTCGGGCAGACCCAGGAACTCCTCGCCGTCTTCGGTCTCCAGATCATCGAAACCGTCGGAGGTTTCCACGTTGTCGGAGCCGAAATCGCGGCTGAACCAGCTCAGCGCGGCCGCGACGCCGAACTGTTCGGAGATCAGGCGCGTACCGCTGAGCGCGAGCTTGGGGCTCCAGTCCTCGCGCAGATCGTTGTAGCTACCCTCCGCGCGCAGGTTGAGGCTGTTGCCGCGATCGAAGGCCGTCGCGCTTCGGAGTTCCACGTTGCCGCCCACCGAATCGCCGTCCATGTCCGGCGTGACGCTCTTGGTCACCTCGATGCCTTCCAGCAGGTCCGAAGAGATCACGTCCAGATTCACCTGTCGCGAATCGTCCTCCGGCGCCGGTACGCGCTGACCGTTGATGGTGGTGGTGTTCAGCGAAGGATCGATGCCGCGGATCACCACGAAGCGCCCCTCGCCCTGATCGCGCGCCAGCGAAAGGCCGGATACACGTTGCAGCGATTCCGCGGCGTTCTGGTCCGGGAACTGGCCGATCGCGTCCGCCGAAATCACGTTCTTGATGTTGTCGGCGGCGAACTCCTGATTCAGCGCGGCCGCCTGGCCCGCAGCCTGGCCGATCACCAGCACATTCTCGAGCAGGGCCACGTTCGCACCGAGCCTGAAGTCCAGCGACGCGCTGGCTCCGGCAATCAGGTCGACCTCCTGGGTTTGCGAATCAGCCCCGAGATATTCGACGCGCACCGCATAGTGACCGGGCGGCAGTTCCAGAAACCGATATCGACCGTCACGCGCCGTGGCGACTTCGCGATTCAGTGCCGGAATCGACACGCGCGCACCTTCGAATCCAAGCGACGCGGACTGGTCGAGCACACGCCCCGACAACACCGAAGCATCCGACTGGGCGACCGCGAAACCCGCGTGCACGAAAAGGACGGCCGCCACGACAGCGGCAAGAATTCGATGCATCTCTGGCTCCCCTGGCCCTGCGGCGCTGACCGAATACCGCCAGCTGGCGGCGCGGCGCGAATCCTATTGGGAAGCCATGACATGGCTGTTACAGCAGGTTGAGCATCTCGCGATCGCTCGCGCAGGGCCAGGATGCTGCGTGAATCCAAGGATGTGGCAGGACAGTCGCCACGCACAGCGTCCGAGCCCGGATCAATCAGGGTTCTTGGCGGGAAACCGATGCTTTTCGAGCTGTAGGAATGGGACGAACATGGAAGCGGTGCGCCCCTGAAATCAATTGTTGAACGAAGCCGCTACGCGGCAGGAAGCAGCGTCGTCTGCCGAATGGTTGCAGGCAGAGGGAACCGAAACCGAAAACTTCTCCACCACCCCCACGTCCGGATGTGGACCACGACAGGAGAAATGCAATGGGTTCATGCGAAAAAGGCCGTTTCGACGCCCTGGACGCTCAGCATCCTAGAGCGCTGAAGCTGCAAGGCAAAGCCGCGGCGACGATCGACAGCTACGCCCGTGCGGTCCGCCGGGTGTCGGCGTATTTCGATCGCTGTCCGGATCGGCTGAAGACGGAGGATTTCAATGCCTATTTCGCCTGGCTGATCGACGCGCGGTCGCGGAGTCTGGTCAAGATCGAGCGCTGCGGAATGCAGTTTTTCTACGAGCAGGGCTGGGCCAGCCGTGGCGGTGATGGATCGCGGCAGCACCCAAAAAGCCTTCTCCCGGGTGGTCGCCGATTGCGAAATTCCCGAACGAGGCTGATTTTCTCACCGGCGATTTCGGCGAAAAACAGAAGCGCGGGTGTTGCCATTGAAGGCATGATGGGAGTGTCAAAGTCACAGCACACCCGCTCAATGAATACTGCCCTGCGCGAAGGCCTGACGCAATTCCATCGTCATTAAGCTGCACCTGGACGTGGCCGACGGCATGATCCGATTTCAGCGGTGCTCCCCTCGGCCAGCGTCCACGACTCGCAGCGGGCGATCCCGTTGGCGACGATGAGTGCGCAGCACGTGACCCACCCCTACGACCTGATGGATGCCGCCTGCTGCAGCCCGATCCTGCGCGCGCACAGCCAAGGCATGGGCCACGAAGCCCGGCGCTACAAAGAACGCAGCACCGTCGAGCGCGTCAATGCGCGTCTCAAGGATGACTTCGGTGCCGCACGCGTCAACGTGCGGGGCCCCGCCAAGGTGATGACCCACCTGATGTTCGGCGTGCTGGTCCTCACCGCCGATCAATTGCTGCGATGGGTCATGTAGCCCCCGTCCACACCTTCCGCGCGCGATGGCGTCGGGTTCACCGTGCCCGCCAAACCGAGACATGGACTCTTCTTGACCACATCGTTATCCGGATTTCAGTCAAAGGCTTCCGGATTGGTCAACAAATAACCAGTGCGCGGCTGGCGCAGGCACTCACCCGTCTCGATCGGATCGACGCCGCTCGATTCGCAGGGGAAATTCACGTCTCGTCGTGAACGGCAGGCCCGAGCATCCCGGCACATGTCGCCCAACCGTAACAAACAGCCGCAACAATCCCCGGCCTCGCTTCGAGCGTATGCCGCCCGAAGCTGACTTCGGCCAATTGGGGGAATCCAGAAAATGCCGCATTCCAGGATGGCGCTGCTCGGCGCCGTATTCGTTTCGCTATCTGCTTTGCTCGCCGCCTGTGACGGCGACGATGGTTCGAACGGGACGCCCGGTGCTCCGGGAACACCCGGCTCCAGTGGCAACGACGGCCTGGATAGCCTGATCCGCCAGACCGCACTGTCCTCCGGCAATGCCAATTGCCCGAGCGGCGGCACACGCATCGATTCCGGACTGGACAGCGACGACGATGGTGAGCTCGACGACGCCGAAGTCATGGACACGTCCTACGTCTGCGTCGCCGGCGCCGACCTGAATTTCAACCGCATCGCTGTGCTGCCGGTCTGCCTGCAGGACGATGCGAGCTGCGACAGCGACGACGGCACAGCCGCCGAAATCGTGGCCGCCAGCACCGACGGTCGCACCCTGATCTATTCCGACAGCCCGGGTGACCGCATCGGCTTCGTCGACATCAGCAATCCCGAAGCGCCGTTGGCGATCGGCACGCTGGACCTCGCCGGTGAACCGACCTCGGTGGCCGTACTCGGACCCTATGCTCTGGTTGGCGTGAACACTGCAGCCGATTTCGTGAACGTTTCCGGCCAACTTGACGTGGTCGACATCGCCACGCAGACGATCCTGCGTTCGATCGACGTCGGCGGCCAACCGGACTCCGTTGCCGTCAGCCCGGACGGAGCCTACGCCGCCGTGGTGATCGAAAACGAGCGTGACGAAGATCTCGGCGACGGCGTACCGCCGCAGCTTCCTGCGGGCAGCCTGGTGATCGTGGATCTCCCCGGTTCACCGGCCGGGTGGACCACGCGCACGGTCTCGATGGTGGACATCGCCGACCTCTATGCCGCCGATCCGGAACCGGAATACGTCGACATCAACGAGCACAACATCGCGGTTGTAACGCTGCAGGAAAACAACCACATCGTGCTGGTCGATCTCAGCAACGGCAGCATCGTCAATGATTTCAGCGCCGGCACGGTGGACCTCGACCAGATCGACGCAACCGAGGAAGAGCCCGCGCTGATCTCGCAGACCGAGTCCCTGTCCGCGATCCCGCGCGAACCGGACGGCGTCACCTGGATCAGCAACGAGCTGTTCGTCACCGCCGACGAAGGCGATCTTGACGGCGGCAGCCGCGGCTTCACGGTGTTCAATACCGTAGGCGAGGTCGTGTTCGAGGCCGGCAATGCGCTGGACCACATCGTGGCGCGCATCGGCCACTATCCGGATGCGCGTTCCGAGAACAAGGGCAACGAACCGGAGAACGCCGAGTTCGGGCGTTACGGCAACAACAACTTCCTGTTCGTGGCGTCCGAGCGGTCCAGCGTGATCTTCGTCTATGACGTCGCGGACCCGGTCAATCCGGTCTACAAGCAGGTGCTACCGGCAGGCCTCGGCCCTGAGGGCGTGCTCGCCATCCCGTCGCGCAATTTGTTGATCGCAGCCAGCGAAGAAGACTCGCGCGACGACAAGTTCCGTTCGGTGCTCAACATCTACCGCTACGAGGTCTCGTATCCGGCCTACCCGACGATCGCCTCGGCCGACCGCGAAGACGGAACTCCGATTGCCTGGAGCGCCATGTCGGGCCTGGCGGCAGACCCGCTGAACGCAAACACGCTCTACGCCATCGAGGACAGCTACTACGCCCGGAACCGCATCTTTACGCTGGATGTCAGCACCGTCCCGGCACGTCTGAGCACGGAAACCCCGATCCGCGACGCTGGCGACGTCTTTGCCGCCATCGACACCGTGGCTCTGGCCGATGCCTCGGTCGACGATGACGATGCAACACGCATCTCGGTGTTCGATGAGGCCGACCTTGCCGCCCTGATCAATGACGACAAGACCGTCAACATCGATCCGGAAGGCATCGCGGTGGCCAGTGACGGCGGCTTCTGGGTCGCGTCCGAAGGTGCCGGCACGATCGGTGACGACGGCCAGCCCGTCAACAGCCTCAATTTCCTGTTCAAGACCGACGCCAGCGGCGTGATCGAGCAGGTCATCACGCTGCCGGACGAGGTCAACGCCAAGCAGATCCGCTTCGGCTTCGAGGGCGTCGCCGAATACAACGGTTCGGTCTATGTCGCCTTCCAGCGCGTCTGGGCCGGTGACGACAATGTCCGCCTCGGCGTCTACGACACCGTCGCGCAAACCTGGTCGTTCCTTTACTACGAACTGGACGCGGTGGAATCGCAGTTCGGCGGATGGGTCGGCCTGTCCGACATCAGCTCGCTCGGCGATGGTCGCTTCCTCATCGTGGAGCGTGATAATCAGGGCGGGCCGGATGCCGCGATCAAGCGCCTGTACAGCATCGACGTGACCGGCCTCGCCGCCGACAGCATTATCAGCAAGACCCTGGTTCGCGACCTGATGCCCGACCTCGTCGCGGCCGGCGGCCCGGTGCCCGAGAAGATCGAAGGTTCCGCGGTCACGCTCGACGGCAAGGTCTACATCGTCAACGACAATGACGGCGTCGATGACAACAGCGGCGAAACCGAGCTGCTGAACCTGGGCGCGATCCTCGACTGATCGAACCAGATGCACAGCCCCGGAGACGGCCTCGCCGCTCCGGGGCTTTTTTTGTTTCACGATGACTCCAGCTCGGCACTTCTCTGGACTATGCCTAAGCCTGCTACAGCAGGTTTATCAATCACTTAGGCGAGTTCAACATATGCCGGTGCTTTCCGAAACTTGACCCGGCTTCCGGTCGCGTGGCTCCCATGTGGCTCTTGGAAACCGGGGTTTCCGAGGAGTCATCATGGCAAGAATCAAGCTCACCAAGTCCGCTGTCGATGCGGCAAAGCCCCAGGCGCAGGCAGTCGAGCTGCGGGATACGGTGGTTCCCGGCTTCCTGTGCAAGATCACCCCGGCCGGCCGAAAGGTGTTCATGCTCCAGTACCGCACGAACGCTGGCGAGCGCCGCAAGCCCGCCCTGGGCCAGTACGGGGAACTGACCGTCGAGCAGGCCCGCGTCATGGCGCAGGAGTGGCTGGCTGAGGTTCGCCGGGGTGGCGATCCGAGCGCGGCCAAGAACGCCGCCCGCAAGGCACCGACCATGAAGGAGTATTGCCACACCTTCATGGAGGACTATTCCAAGCAACGCAACAAGGCGACCACCCAGCGCGGCTACTGGGGCGTCATAAACCGCAACATCACCCCCATTTTGGGACGGATGAAGGTGCAGGATGTGAAGCGCCCGGACATCGCGGCGCTGATGAAGAAGCTGGCCTACAAGCCGGCCGAGGCGAACCGAACCTTCGGCGTGCTGCGCAAGATGTTCAACCTGGCCGAAGTGTGGGGCTACCGCCCGGACGGCACGAATCCGTGCCGTCACGTCCCGATGTTCCCGGCCGGCAAGGTAACTCGGCTCATCAACGACGAGGAAATGGTGCGCATCTTCCGTCACCTTGAGCATCTGGAGGCCCAGGGGCTGGAGAATTACGTCATCCCGCTGGCAATTCGCCTGCAATTCGAATTCGCCGCCCGCCGTTCGGAGATTGTCTCGCTCGAATGGGAGTGGATTGATCTGGAGAAGCGGCGCGTGGTCTGGCCCGAC includes:
- a CDS encoding phytase encodes the protein MTLTQGFARPAAVALLCLLSACEQRQVAVDRALVQHELEQDEPGDAPLPLFAGLRTIQERWLSERDEADNVDSLATWHGPNGEHWLLATAKETDRLLVYDAGTGKPLRKFGAAGSGPGQFDRPNGISVVDDLVFVVERDNHRVQLLHLPDFEPLLRFGAEDLIKPYGLWVRPNVDGYRVYVTDNYENPDESVPPPDQLDRRVKRYQLSRDGEAWTASLDMQFGDTGRGALLIVESIWGDEASGQLLIADEEQYRQRNIKVYDLDGRYSGHNIGGGVFRDQPEGIALYACEDGSGYWFATDQSKQHNVFHLFDRNSHEYLGSFEGAVTLNTDGVWLDHGPQPGFPQGAFYAVHNDGNVAAFDLGEILSALDLKRCD
- a CDS encoding MFS transporter; this encodes MHPTARSAEFVESVESTDASATARPLNRADFKTLGLSALGGALEFYDFIIFVFFTGVIGELFFPASTPDWLRQVQTFGLFAAGYLARPIGGIVMAHFGDRSGRKRMFTLSVLLMALPTLAMGLLPTYAQIGVWAPLALLALRLLQGAAIGGEVPGAWVFVSEHVPARRVGLACGALTCGLTLGILLGSLVASAINLRLDADAIRAWGWRLPFLLGGAFGLLAVWLRRWLDETPVFESLRARKALARELPLKRVLREQWRSVLLSTLVSWLLTAAIVVMILMTPTLMQQLFALPVSTTLSANSLATFALACGCLVFGWAADRYGAARILGIGSALLLCAVYALYFGVAYDGRLLRPLYALAGFCVGVVGVVPTIMVRAFEPAVRFSGLSFSYNLAYALFGGLTPLLVVLLMRLSPMAPAHYVAALCLAGVLVAIWLHRDAARSISRSA
- a CDS encoding esterase-like activity of phytase family protein yields the protein MPHSRMALLGAVFVSLSALLAACDGDDGSNGTPGAPGTPGSSGNDGLDSLIRQTALSSGNANCPSGGTRIDSGLDSDDDGELDDAEVMDTSYVCVAGADLNFNRIAVLPVCLQDDASCDSDDGTAAEIVAASTDGRTLIYSDSPGDRIGFVDISNPEAPLAIGTLDLAGEPTSVAVLGPYALVGVNTAADFVNVSGQLDVVDIATQTILRSIDVGGQPDSVAVSPDGAYAAVVIENERDEDLGDGVPPQLPAGSLVIVDLPGSPAGWTTRTVSMVDIADLYAADPEPEYVDINEHNIAVVTLQENNHIVLVDLSNGSIVNDFSAGTVDLDQIDATEEEPALISQTESLSAIPREPDGVTWISNELFVTADEGDLDGGSRGFTVFNTVGEVVFEAGNALDHIVARIGHYPDARSENKGNEPENAEFGRYGNNNFLFVASERSSVIFVYDVADPVNPVYKQVLPAGLGPEGVLAIPSRNLLIAASEEDSRDDKFRSVLNIYRYEVSYPAYPTIASADREDGTPIAWSAMSGLAADPLNANTLYAIEDSYYARNRIFTLDVSTVPARLSTETPIRDAGDVFAAIDTVALADASVDDDDATRISVFDEADLAALINDDKTVNIDPEGIAVASDGGFWVASEGAGTIGDDGQPVNSLNFLFKTDASGVIEQVITLPDEVNAKQIRFGFEGVAEYNGSVYVAFQRVWAGDDNVRLGVYDTVAQTWSFLYYELDAVESQFGGWVGLSDISSLGDGRFLIVERDNQGGPDAAIKRLYSIDVTGLAADSIISKTLVRDLMPDLVAAGGPVPEKIEGSAVTLDGKVYIVNDNDGVDDNSGETELLNLGAILD
- a CDS encoding phage integrase N-terminal SAM-like domain-containing protein, which encodes MGSCEKGRFDALDAQHPRALKLQGKAAATIDSYARAVRRVSAYFDRCPDRLKTEDFNAYFAWLIDARSRSLVKIERCGMQFFYEQGWASRGGDGSRQHPKSLLPGGRRLRNSRTRLIFSPAISAKNRSAGVAIEGMMGVSKSQHTRSMNTALREGLTQFHRH
- a CDS encoding ABC transporter transmembrane domain-containing protein, yielding MPPDENLSVVPARRLSALKGLAPFLRPYRWRIALAFLMLILGSVAMLSVPLAFRNLIDHGFVAGADMQVHFLGLLVLALLWGVAVGARFYFVSWIGERVTADLRCGVYQRMLQQSPQFFETTQTGEVLSRLTGDTTLVQTVVGTSVSMGLRSVFQSLGGLIMLAITSITLFGVTALMLTLVIVPLVLVGRRVRKLSRESQDRIADTSAVAGEILNAIPTVQAFTHERYETRRYDRAVEGSFRAAVRRIRVRSLMSSGVIAGVFGSIVFVLWLGAQSVSSGAMSAGELASFVLYAAFTAGGIGMLTEVWGDIMRAAGATERLMELLNSEPAIQAPAAPRELAVEGPARVAFDAVVFRYPSRSQTAALDHVTLDINPGETVALVGPSGAGKTTLFQLLLRYFDVAEGAIRFNGTDLRELDPGALRAQIGIVPQDAVIFSANALENIRYGDEQAPDEAVMMAARTALADEFIQRLPDGYHSFLGERGVRLSGGQRQRIAIARAILKNPPLLLLDEATSALDAESEALVQRGLEAAMVDRTTLIIAHRLSTVKRADRIIVMENGRIAETGTPDELMRSGGLYARLASLQLAA
- a CDS encoding TonB-dependent receptor, whose product is MHRILAAVVAAVLFVHAGFAVAQSDASVLSGRVLDQSASLGFEGARVSIPALNREVATARDGRYRFLELPPGHYAVRVEYLGADSQTQEVDLIAGASASLDFRLGANVALLENVLVIGQAAGQAAALNQEFAADNIKNVISADAIGQFPDQNAAESLQRVSGLSLARDQGEGRFVVIRGIDPSLNTTTINGQRVPAPEDDSRQVNLDVISSDLLEGIEVTKSVTPDMDGDSVGGNVELRSATAFDRGNSLNLRAEGSYNDLREDWSPKLALSGTRLISEQFGVAAALSWFSRDFGSDNVETSDGFDDLETEDGEEFLGLPEVEQRDYTITRERLSAALNFDWRPDYDTDVYWRTLYSDFEDDEVQLTNVYKFDEGSVVAFDDDGASFEGAEVEKQTETRIETQDILTTTLGAEHRLASGFTLDYSAGYAVASEENTDDYGATFVGEGLDVGYDLSDRRKPRLFANAAYDDPAGFELDEAVEAYSKVEEKERTLALNLRRDDTLFSIPGYWKIGAKLRARSKSANSDETVYDGFGEDYRLADFTPYDVDYPLGIWGPATNRDSLRSFLDANRSVLEIDADDSDISSRGEDYELDEDVYAGYAMLNLDFGKLRLIAGLRVEQTEFDAQGVQVLIDEEGGDGDPTFADLHADKSYTDVLPGLHLRYALSDKTVLRAAYTESLSRPSFFAAAPRAEINIEEDDGEFEREAELGNPELDPLRSSNFDLAWEYYPGKISVLSAGVFYKHIRDFFVLSDIAGQGGLYADFDEALITQNGDTAELYGLELNYVQQLAMLRSPFDGLLFSANATFTDSEASLPMRDDKVSLPLQSDLIGNVSLGYEKYGLSLRLSAAYQSEYFEEINELDDPGYDRYTDEHLQIDFTGSYRFDDHYQVYFNAINLNDEPYYAYFRRARYAAQYEEYGPTYELGIKANF